A genomic window from Variovorax paradoxus includes:
- the rbfA gene encoding 30S ribosome-binding factor RbfA, translating to MPKRKAAAPNRAFKVADQIQRDLTELIARELKDPRVGMVTIQAVEVTPDYAHAKIFFSLLTGDVAETTEALNQAAGFLRNGLFKRLHIHTVPTLHFLFDRTTERAADMNALIAQAVASRSKDD from the coding sequence ATGCCGAAGAGAAAAGCCGCCGCCCCCAACCGCGCGTTCAAGGTTGCCGATCAGATCCAGCGCGATCTGACGGAGCTGATCGCGCGCGAGTTGAAGGACCCGCGCGTGGGCATGGTCACGATCCAGGCCGTCGAGGTCACGCCCGACTATGCGCACGCGAAGATTTTCTTCAGCCTGCTCACGGGCGACGTGGCCGAGACCACCGAAGCGCTGAACCAGGCCGCGGGCTTCCTGCGCAACGGCCTGTTCAAGCGCCTGCACATCCACACCGTGCCCACGCTGCACTTCCTGTTCGACCGCACCACCGAGCGTGCGGCCGACATGAACGCGCTCATCGCGCAAGCCGTCGCTTCGCGCTCGAAAGACGACTAG